In Candidatus Thermoplasmatota archaeon, the sequence ACATGGGCCAGAACTGGGTCTATCGAGGAGACGCTTTCGCTGGAGCTCCTGCAGGCATTGATTTTACGATAGATTCCAACGACTACATCTACCTGCTTCAGACTGACGGGGACATATACCTCTCGACCGATGGCGGCGCAACCTTCGCCACAAAAGGGGACGCGGGAGCCAGTTCGATCGGCATTGAAGCAAACTACTCGAACGATGACCTATACGTTGTAGAGACGGATGGAGATGTAGCGTACTCCTCTGACGGTGGAGACACATGGACGACCCGAGGAGATGCAAGCGCTGGTAACGACGTTAAGGACATCGCAATCGATTCGAACGGATATGTCTATGTCCTCGAGGGTTCCGGGGAGGTTTACCGCTCGATGGACTACGGGGACACCTTCTCACAGATGGGAGATATCGGGACCGATATCTACAACGGCATCTGCATTGACACGAGATACGACTACATCTACGTCATCGAAGACACTGGCCAGGTCTACCTGTCCATCGACAGCGGCGGCAATTGGACACTCAGATCCGACATCGGAAGCCAGACTGACTACGAGGACATCACCTGCTACGTCATCCCGGAGTTCTCGGAAATCGCTATTCCGCTCATTCCAGTCCTCATTCTCGTTCTCTTTGCGATCCGAAGGAAGAGAGGCGACCAGTCGAAGAAGGACACAGCACAAGAAGACGCCGAGGTTGTCCCTCGGCAGTAACAGCGCGAATCATGGGCTGCGTTGCACTCTCCTCGCCCTGACCCTTGCCGAGGGTTTGTTGGACACCGGGGTTGTCCTCCAATCACTGAACCACATTACGTGGACGTCATGGGGAACCATCGCGATGTCCGCCCCAGCTTGCATTGCAGATCATTGATCACTGCAACCTTCTCACTGGAGCGCTATCACATTCGCGTGCGACGGTAAAAAGGTTTGTGCGGGAGCTTCCTTCGGTGGTCAGGTGCTCCTTCGCCCTCGCGGGATGACCTCCAGTGCTTCTCCACTGTTTCTCCTATGTCTCACTAGTGATCCTCCGCTTCTCCTCCACTTCCCCTCCACACCCACTCCGCTTCAACTCTGCTTAGGAGGCCTTGACAGAGTGCTCTTAAGCGTTTCCGTCGTTTTTCTCCTAACTCTCTCCTAACTCTCTGTAAGCTCGCTCCTATCTTCCTGTAAGTGTTCTCCTAGTGTTCTATAGACCCACTCCGTTTCCCCTCCGTAACCACTCCGTACCCACTCCGTTTCTTCTCCGTTCTTGCTCTCTTCCCGCGAAAGCGCAAATACCACCCGACTCTTGTCCTACTCCTAGCCCGCTTGGCGCCAGCGCCAAGAGCGAATCCAACAGGCTCAGACGAACGCATATGCCCATCGAAAAGTGATTAATATCCCCGTGCGGATGGCTCACCGATGGATTTCAAGATCATACAGGACACGATCTTCGGGAGCATGAGGTTCGAAAGACCGTTCCTGGACCTCATGGAGACGCTGGAGATTCAGAGACTTAACGGCATCAGGCAGCTCGGGCTAACATACCTGGTCTTCCCGGGTGCCAACCACACCAGGATCGAGCACTCGCTGGGGTGCTGCCATCTGGCGCAGAGGATGAGCGCGATACTCAACCTCCCCGAGGAGGAGAGGCTCTCCGTCTCGGCCGCCGCGCTCCTGCACGACATCGGCCACGGACCGTTCTCGCACATGCTGGAGTACTACATCTCCGAGCTGAGCGGGCTGGACCACATGCTGCTCGCGAAGAAGGTGATACGCGGAGAGGAGGAGATGATCGCCGGACCGGAGAAGGAGCAGTTCGACGACGTCCCATCCGTTCCAGAGGTCCTCGAGAAGCACGGGCTCGATCCGAAGCTGGTCTCCGACATCGTGATGGGTTCACGGGAGCTGGGCTTCTCCAAGCTCTCGGACTTTGGCGGGCAGAAGCCGTCGGAGGCAAGGAAGTACCTCTCGCAGATGATCCACGGGGCCATCGACGTCGACCAGATCGACTACCTCCTGCGGGACTCCCACTACACCGGAGTCGCGCACGGAGTGATAGACGTCGACCGCCTCATACAGACGGTCCAGATATTCGACAACGACATAGTCACGGACAAGAAGGGGATGAGCTCGGTGGAGGGCATGTTCGTCGCTCGCGCACTGATGTACTCATCGGTCTACTTCCACAAGACGGTCCGCGTCGCGGAGCTTATGCTCGCCCGGGCGGTCGAGCGGGCCGCCGAGCCGGACTACGAGAGGATTCAGAGGATGGTGGACTCGGAGCTGATGTCCTGGCTGGTCTCGCAAGGCGGACTGCAGCGGGACATGGCGATGAGGATCAAGTACAGGAAGCTCTTCAAGAAGGCCTACATCTTGGAGGAGAAGGAGCTCAGCGGCGACAGGCGGGGGACGCTCTCGGAGCTCACGGACCTGAGGAGGAGACGGGCGGTCGAGGACTCCATCGCGGACCGAGCCAACGCCAAGCGCGGGGAAGTGATACTGGACATGCCCCGCCCGGAGCTCCTCGTCACCGAGCCGAGGATGAACCAGCTCGACGTCAAGATACTGGACGGGAAGAAGGTGAGACCTCTCAGGCGCATGAGCGGTCTGAGCAAGACCCTGCAGAGGAGAGAGGTCTCGGACTGGGTCCTTCTCGTCTCGTGCGATCCGAAAGCAAGGGAAGCGGTCGGGAAGGCAGCGCCCAAGGTCATTTTCGGTTGATCCAGGAACCGCTAGAAGCACCGTCCGATGCAGTCCAATATCTCTAAATATCCGTAACAGCATTATCCTCCGATTTGTGGGATGGGATTCCTCACAAATACTGGAGGTCTGAGAATGAAGACCCTACTAGAGGAAGCACTTTCAAGAGACGACAAGCCTGTGAGCACCGCGCCAGCGGTTAATGAGGATATGAGCGCCGACACGGAACTCGAATCGCTTCTCGCCGAGATGAAGACCAAGGTGAGGATATTCGGGTGCGGGGGCAGCGGCTGCAACACCATCGCCCGGATGATGGAGGAAGGCATAGCCGGTGCGGAGCTGTTCTCGGCGAACACCGACGCTCAGCACCTCCTGGCGACCCCCTCGCCCAAGAAGATACTCCTCGGAAGAAGGGTGACCAAGGGTCTGGGAGCGGGCGCCCTGCCACAGATCGGAGAGGAAGCGGCGCGCGAGAACGAGGAGGACATCAAGAAGTTCCTGCACGGTTCCGACATCGTCTTCGTGACGTGCGGTCTGGGCGGCGGGACGGGTACCGGCGGGAGCCATGTGATATCCAAGCTCGCCAAGGACGCGGGAGCTCTGACCGTGGCATTCGTTACGCTTCCCTTCAAGGGCGAGGGACAGCTGAGGATGGAGAACGCCGAGTGGGGCCTCGAGAAGCTCAGGCAGAATGCCGATACAGTCGTCTCGATACCGAACGACAGGCTCCTGGACCTTGTTCCGCGGCTCTCTCTCAACGCCGCGTTCCGATTCGCCGACGAGGTGCTTGTGCGGGCGATAAAGGGCCTTGCGGAGGTCATCACCAAACCGGGTCTCGTGAACCTCGACTTCAACGACATCAGAACGATAATGCAGGGCGCGGGAGTCGCGATGATCGGGCTCGGTGAGTCCGATGCGGTCGGCGAGGACCGGGCGGTCGAAGCCCTCACCGAAGCGATCGAGTCTCCGCTGCTCGACGTAGATGTGAGCGATGCGAGAGGCGTTCTCGTCAACGTCACGGGAGGCAACGACATGACCGTGTCCGAGGCCGAGAAGGTGGTCGAGGAGATACAGGACAGGGTGAACCCCAACGCGCGCATCATATGGGGCGCCAGCGTCGATCCGACACTCGAGCACACGTTGAAAGTGATGCTCATCGTCACCGGAGTGAGGTCCAAACAGATACTCGGAAAGACGACCTCACCCATCGGCAAGAAGATGGACATGGACGTCGTGAAGTAGCCCCTCCAACGCGAGAAAATCGTCATAGCCAGACATCCGGCGACCGCCGGCCATCCTACCGAAACCTTTTATAGCCAAGTGTGGTTTACGTGAACGAAAACCTTCAACCCATTTGTATCCATGGATTGATTTGGAGGATTCGAGATGAAATCTGTAGTAGAAGAAGTTCTATCTCGAGCGGGTGAAGAGACTATTGCTCGGGAAGCGCCCACTGAACTCGGCGGGTTCAGCGCCGATGATGAAGAGCTCGAGAGGATTCTAGCGGAACTGAAGACGAACATCAGGATCATAGGTGTGGGCGGTGGAGGGTCCAACACGATAGACAGGCTCGTGGATGCCGGCGTTCTGGGCGCGGAGCTGTACGCGGCGAACACCGATGCGCAGCACCTGCTGACCATCCGGTCGCCCCACAAGTTGCTCCTGGGCAAGAGGTCCACGAGAGGTCTGGGGGCCGGAGCGCTGCCGCAGATAGGCGAGGAAGCCGCCCGCGAGAGCGAGGAGGAGCTGCGAGGTCTGCTCCAAGGGGCGGACATGGTCTTCGTCACGTGTGGTCTCGGAGGCGGCACGGGCACGGGCGCAACACCCTACATTGCGAGCCTGGCCAAGGAGGTCGGGGCGCTCACGATCGCGATCTGCACTCTTCCGTTCAGGGCAGAAGGCACGGTCAGAATGGAGAACGCGGAGTACGGGCTCGAGAAGCTGAGGAACTACGCTGACACGGTGATAGTGATCCCGAACGACAAGCTTATCGAGCTGGTCCCGAGACTGGCGCTCAACGCTGCCTTCAAGGTGGCCGACGAGGTTCTGATGCGGTCGATCAAGGGAATCACCGAGGTCATCACGAAACCCGGCCTGGTCAATCTGGATTTCAACGACATAAGGACGATTATGAAGGGCGGTGGCGTGGCGATGATCGGCCTCGGTGAGGGCGACTCCGATAACCGGGCCGAGGAAGCTGTCGAGGAAGCAATAAACTCTCCTCTGATCGATGTCGACATAAGCGATGCCTCGGGCGCGCTGGTCAACGTCACCGGCGGTACAAGCATGACCGTCAGCGAAGCGGAAAAGGTCGCCGAGATAGTTCAGAGCAGGATCAGCCGGAACGCGCGAATCATCTGGGGAGCCGCGGTGGAACCGTCCCTGGAGCACCTCATGCGGGTCATGGTGATTCTGACGGGCGTGAAGTCCAGACAGATTCTGGGCCGAGAAGAGGTCCGAAAAGCTGAAGTAGGCGGTATTGACTTAATCAAGTAGTTCGGTGCGACCAATGGACATCGTTGACAAGTCATGGGACTTACAGAGGAAGATTGAGGAGAAGGCCAAGAGGATCGGCAGGGGGAAGTACGGCAGGATCCTGAGGATGGCTCGAAAACCAACGACGGACGAGTACATCAGGGTTCTTCAAATCACGGGTCTCGGCATACTCCTGATTGGTGCGGTGGGCTTTCTCATATTCCTCATCATGGTAGAGCTTCCAAAGATGTTTGCATAGCTAGGGAGATTGATCCAGTGGGAGTTTTTGAAGAAGAGGAAGGGGAAGAAGAAGAGGAAGAGGAGGAACCCGAGGAACGTCCCGAGCGGTACGGAATCGCACTCACGTGCGAGGAGACCACTCGGGTGGTCACGTCGGGCTCGTCCAACGACTTCGAGATGACGCTGGAGAACCTCGGGGACGCCGAGGACACCGTTCAGATCAAGCTCGATCTCATGTATGCCGAGGAGGAGGAAGGAGAGCACTCTGAGTGGACCGTCAAGATTGAGGGACTCTTCAGGAGCTTGTGGGATATCACGCTGACCGAGCTGACCGAAAGGGAGATCGAGACGGGCTCGCATGAGAAGAAGGAGTTCACGTTGAACGTGGTCGCCCCGAGGGGACCGAAATACGGTGACCGTCTGAACGTGGTGGTCATTGCCACATCAAGAGGAGATCCGGCTCTTTCCGACATGAAAACGATATCCACTACCGTCAGGCAGATGGTGATGGCCGTCAAGACTTCCATAGGCCATGAGAAGAGCGTCGCGGACTCCATCGCGGCGAGGGCGAAGTCCCCGAAGACCGGTGTGTTCTCCGTCCTATCGCCGACGACCCTCAGGGGCTACGTGCTCGTTGAGACGATGAACCCCGACAGGCTCGAGGAGATCGTGAAGGGCATCCGAAGGGCCCGGGGCATTGTGAAAGGGGACACGTCCTTCGGCGAGATCGATCATTTCCTGGAGCCCAAACCGCTCGTGTCCGGGATTGTCGAAGGCGACATCGTCGAGCTCATCGCGGGACCGTTCAAGGGCGAGAAGGCCAGGGTCCAACAGATCGATGAGGGTAAGGAAGAGATCACGGTCGAACTCTTCGAAGCCGTCGTTCCAATACCGGTCACGGTGAGGGGAGACAGTGTGCGGGTCATCCAGAAGGAAGAGAGGGAGGAGTGATATTGGCCGAGGTTCTCAAGGTTCTCGTTGATGGAGGAAAGGCTTCTGCTGGACCGCCTCTTGGACCGGCTCTTGGTCCGATGGGGGTCAACATCATGGAGGTCATCAACGCCATAAACGAGAAGACGAAGCAGTTCGAGGGGATGAAGGTCCCCGTTACGCTCACAGTCGATGCGTCCACGAAGGACTTCGAAGTGGAAGTGGGAACGCCCCCGACCTCAGCATTGATCCTCAAGGAGCTGGGAGTGGAGAAGGGATCCGGAGACCCGACTCGGACAAAAGTCGGCAACCTGACGATCGAGCAGGTCAAGAAGGTCGCCGGCATGAAGAAGTCGTCGATGCTCGGCAAGAAGGAGAAGGAGAGAGTGCTCGAGATCATCGGATCGTGCGTCTCCGTAGGCGTGACCGTGGAAGGGAAGGACCCCAAGAACATGCAGAAGGAGATCAAGGACGGCGTCTTCGACGGAGTGCTCGTGGGCGATTGAGAATCCAAAGACTTATATCGGAGCACTGGATACTCAGCCTCCCACTGTAGGAGGCGAAAGCCGCTGACACTACGGGAGGTCTCTGTTTGGTCGAGAAGGGAACGGTTGAGGCAATAAGGAAGGCAATCGAAACTTCCAAGCAGAGGAATTTTGATGAGAGCGTTGAAATCGCGGTCAATCTCAAGGACGTGGATCTCTCCGTGCCCAAGAACCGGATAGAGGAGGAGATCCTCCTTCCAAAGGGCAGGGGGAGGCAGGTCAGGATAGCGATTTTCGCCACGGGGGAGCTCGCCGTCAAGGCGAAAGGCTCCGCGGACATGATATTCGGGCCCGAGGACATCGAGGACCTGGCGGATGACAAGAGGAGGGCGCGAAAGATTGCAGGGAAGATTGATTTCTTCCTCGCGGAGGCCCCGCTCATGCCCACGATAGGCAAGCGCCTTGGGATGATACTGGCAACAAGGGGGAAGATGCCCAAGCCCGTACCGCCAGGCGCAGACCCCAAGCCGATGATCGAGAACATGAAGCGGACTGTGAGGATCAGAACGAAGGACAGGAGAACGTTCCATGCCCCGGTGGGGACGAAGAGCATGTCGCCCGAGGACCTCGCCGACAATCTGGAAGAGATCATCAAGCGGCTGGTCTCACGCCTCGATAGGGGGAGGGACAACATCGAATCGGCTTATGTGAAGACGACGATGGGACCTGCTGTCAAGATTATGTGAGGTGATGGCTATGGTGGAAGTATCTGAGTGGAAGATCCGGAAAGTCGAGGAACTCACCACAGCGGTCACGGAGAGCCCTGTAGTTGCGATCGCGGACGTCAGGGGCATCCCCGCTCCTCAGCTCCAGCACATTCGCCAGAAATTGAGAGGGAGGGTCAGGATAATGGTCTCCAAGAAGAGCCTGATCCGGCACTCACTGACGAGACTCTCGGATAGCAGAGAGGGCATCGAGCAGCTCGTGGACAGCTTGAACGGGCAAGTGGCATTCGTGCTGACGGACCTCAATCCCTTCAAGCTCTTCAAGGAGATGGAGTCCACGAAGACGAAGGCGCCCGCCAGGGGCGGAGAGATAAGTCCCGAGGACATTCTCGTCAAAGAGGGTGACACGCCCTTCAAGCCAGGACCGATCATGAGCGAGCTCCAGAGAGCAGGACTGCCCGCCTCGATCGAGAGAGGCAAGGTGGTCATAAAGAAGGACACGGTCCTCGTGAAGGAAGGGGAGAAGATACCCAAACAAGTGGCTCAGGTCCTCACCCGCCTCGAGATCTATCCCATCATCGTGGGACTGAACCTGACGGGAGTCTATGAGAACGGCCTGATATTCTCGCCAGAGGACCTCAGAATCGATGACGTCGAGTTCATGTCACGCCTGTCCGACGCAATTGTCGCGACGATGAACCTGGCGATGTTCATACACTACGTCACGGATCGGACCGTCGAGCCCCTCATAGTGCAGGCGGAGCAGAGAGCGCTGAACGTGGCCATGGCATCTGGAATCCTGACGAAGAAGACGGCAGAGCTTCTATTGCAGAAGGCTCATGGGCAGATGCTCAGTCTATCTTCGCAGATCCCTGACGCTCTCGACGATGAGCTCACGGAGAAGCTCACGCCAGGGAAGAAGCGTGAACCAGAAGAGAAGCCGGACGAGAAGAAGGAAGAAAAGGAAGTCTCCGAGGAAGAGCCCGCGTCGGATCCCGGAGCGCAATCTGAATGAGAATCACGGAGGTGAACTAATGGAATATGTCTACTCGGCAATGCTCCTCCACTCGGCAGGAAAGGAGATATCGGAAGACAACGTCGAAAAGGTCCTCAAGGCGGCAGGCGTCAAGCCGGACCCCACAAGGGTGAAAGCTCTGACCGCGTCGCTCGAGGGCGTCGACATCGAAGAGGCAATGTCAACCGCGTTCTCCATCCCCGCCGCTGCTGCACCTGTGGCCGCAGCGCCCGAGGAAGAGGAGAAGAAGGAAAAGAAGGAGAAGAAGGAAGAAGTCAGCGAAGAAGAGGCGGCCGCCGGTCTGGGAGCGTTGTTCGGATAGCCTGGCTCCCTCCAGCCCCAAGCTGCAGTTCCGGCGGGGCCAGGCGCGTTGATCCACGCTCAGGAATCGTGATGAGAAAGGCCGTCTGAGCCCGAGGGCGATGACGAAGATCTTGAGTGCTGATGTGCCACTACTTCTTGGACTCCTTCTCCGCCCTCTTCTTTCTTTCCTTGGCCGTGTAGCCAGTAGCCCTGAGAAGGAAGTCGTTGAATCTTTTTATGGTCTCCAACGCAACGTCATCCGGAACGGACGCATCCATTTCCGTGTCGAGAATCAGGTCTTTTCCGTCGATCCAGGCGGAGATGTGCTTCAGTGCACCGAAGGACGCGGTGAATCTTCCCTCCTCCTCTGAGCAGTCGCCGAAGCTCTCCGTCACGATTGCGCGGAGGTTGTCCGGCTGCAGGTTCTCTTCGTTTCCCCTCTTGATGGGATAATGGCGCATGAGAGGGTAAGAGGAATCCCGCCAAAAAAGCTATCTGTCGAAGAAGGAGCGAGGGTCAGCCGAGCACTGCATAGGCCCTTGCGCGTCCAGGAGATCGAGCCATTGCTCCCGGCAGCCGCATCTCGGATCTGGTGGACTCGCCGAGCCGTCCAACGAGAACTCGCGGAGGAAATCGATGATCGCCGAATCACACCCGCCGCAGTTGTGGGCGCCTCTCCTGCTGCCGGCTCCCGCCGTTGAAACGACGACGCGCGAGTCAGTGTCCCTGCTCCGCTCGACGACGTCCAGGACCGTCCACAGCCAAGGAGGTCGATATTCGCCCCTGTTCCAGAGGTATTCCACGAGCGTGTTCCTCTGGACATTGACAGGGTTGAGGGAGACGACGTCCGCGAGACCGGACGCCGATCGCGCTGCCGCCGCGGCATCCATCACCGCCTCCTTCTCTGTGAGGAACGGGGGTTTTACCAGAACGTAGGCACGCACCCCTATCCCAAGATCCCGGCAGAGCTCGCACGCATTCCTGAAATCCTCGAAGTCCATCTTCTTGTTGATCGAGTTCTGGAGGACTTCATCACTCGCCGACTCAAGGCCCATGGCTATCTCGATCCTGTTTGGCTCGGGCAGCTCCTCAAGACGCTCCCTGGAGACGAATTCCGGCCTGCTCTCGATGAGCACCCTATCGGCACGGGCGAGCGCATCGGTGAGCATTCTCTGAACCGCATCGATCCCGATCTCGTCACCATCAAGGAAGCTCCCTGATGTATATATCTTCAGGAACCTCTGTCCACCATGGCGCTTCATGGCTTCCCCGAACTGCGTGAGTATGCCCTCTGAAGGGACGTCCTCGGCGCAGTCGTCAATGTATCCGCACATGGAACACCCGCTCGTTCTGGACCAATAGCAGCCCTTTGTCCGGAGAATGATCACATGGCACTCTATAGTCTCGCCGTCCAGGACCTCCTGCTCGGTCCATGTCGAGATGAACCTCTCGGGATCCCTTTTGCCCGGCTTCCTGAGCCGCTTGATGATGTCCTCCAGGGTCATTGTACCCACTCGAATAGGTTGCGGAGGCAAAAATACTTGGCTATTTCGTCTTGGGGCTCGTTGTGGCGACAAGACCTGCGACGACACCGAACAGAACGAAGACGATGCCGAGGAACAGGAACAGGTCGAACAAGTCGGTCGTGAGAGACATGCCGTACAGCGTGACTATCCGACCAGCGCTCTCATAGAACGAGAATTCAGAAATCGCTCCTACGGCGATGAGCAGTGTCAGCAGTCCGGAAACCAGGAAGAACATGGCTCCGGTTGCTATCATGGCGATCCCGGCCTTCGCGCTCCCGGATCTCCCCAATGGTACTACGACCGCGGCTGGACGAACTGCCCTGGCCTGGGTCTCCTTCGGAGCGTACTTCGCACAGACGTAGCAGTAGTGACGATCGTGCTTCTCGACGTACGTGAGGTCTTCCCCGCACGTCGGGCACTTCTTCGCCGCTTTCTTCCGCACGACGACTGCTGGCTTCTTGACGGGCAGGTATGACTTGCATGTGGGACAGTACCATCTGTCATACTTCTCCACGTAACTGGCTTTGCCATGGCACTTCGGGCATGTGCCCTCCTCGACCGCCACTGCGGCCCTCTTGACCTCTTTCGGTGCATACTTCCTGCATGTGTGGCAGTACCATCTGTCGTATTGTGAGTAGTACGTCAGAGGCTCCCCGCACGTCGGGCACTTCTTCACCTTGGCCTCCGCCTTCTTGGCTTCAGGCGCGTACTTCTTGCACGTCGAGCAGAACCACCTCTCGTACTTGGCGATGTACGTCAGAGGCTCCCCGCACGTGGAACATCTCCTGACCCCTGGCTTCTCCTTGGGCGGAGCCATCGCGACCGCGGGTACGACCTTCTCCTCAACGGGTGGCTTCTCCTCAGGCGGCGGGGCCTCAAACGGCTTTTCCTCCTCGGGAGGGGCCTCTGGGACTTCCTCCACGCCCGTCTCCACCAGGATCTCTTCCATCTCCTTTTCGAGGTGCGCCTCTTCTGGAACGATCTCCTCTTCAGGAGCTTCTTCGGCGGGTTCCTCCTCTGCCTCTTCCTCAGCTTCAGGTGGGGCCTCCTCTTCGGGCGGTTCGGGCAGCTTCTCCTCTTCGGGCGGTTCGGGCAGCTCCTTCTCCTCTTCGGGCGGTTCGGGCAGCTCCTTCTCCTCAGGAACCTCTTCCTCGACCTCCTCCGGAGGAGCTTCCTCCTCAGGTGGCTGGACCTCCTCCCGCTCCTCTATGCAGACAAGGAGTCTGTCCTGGAGGGCATTCTTCT encodes:
- a CDS encoding HD domain-containing protein, which translates into the protein MDFKIIQDTIFGSMRFERPFLDLMETLEIQRLNGIRQLGLTYLVFPGANHTRIEHSLGCCHLAQRMSAILNLPEEERLSVSAAALLHDIGHGPFSHMLEYYISELSGLDHMLLAKKVIRGEEEMIAGPEKEQFDDVPSVPEVLEKHGLDPKLVSDIVMGSRELGFSKLSDFGGQKPSEARKYLSQMIHGAIDVDQIDYLLRDSHYTGVAHGVIDVDRLIQTVQIFDNDIVTDKKGMSSVEGMFVARALMYSSVYFHKTVRVAELMLARAVERAAEPDYERIQRMVDSELMSWLVSQGGLQRDMAMRIKYRKLFKKAYILEEKELSGDRRGTLSELTDLRRRRAVEDSIADRANAKRGEVILDMPRPELLVTEPRMNQLDVKILDGKKVRPLRRMSGLSKTLQRREVSDWVLLVSCDPKAREAVGKAAPKVIFG
- the ftsZ gene encoding cell division protein FtsZ, yielding MKTLLEEALSRDDKPVSTAPAVNEDMSADTELESLLAEMKTKVRIFGCGGSGCNTIARMMEEGIAGAELFSANTDAQHLLATPSPKKILLGRRVTKGLGAGALPQIGEEAARENEEDIKKFLHGSDIVFVTCGLGGGTGTGGSHVISKLAKDAGALTVAFVTLPFKGEGQLRMENAEWGLEKLRQNADTVVSIPNDRLLDLVPRLSLNAAFRFADEVLVRAIKGLAEVITKPGLVNLDFNDIRTIMQGAGVAMIGLGESDAVGEDRAVEALTEAIESPLLDVDVSDARGVLVNVTGGNDMTVSEAEKVVEEIQDRVNPNARIIWGASVDPTLEHTLKVMLIVTGVRSKQILGKTTSPIGKKMDMDVVK
- the ftsZ gene encoding cell division protein FtsZ, encoding MKSVVEEVLSRAGEETIAREAPTELGGFSADDEELERILAELKTNIRIIGVGGGGSNTIDRLVDAGVLGAELYAANTDAQHLLTIRSPHKLLLGKRSTRGLGAGALPQIGEEAARESEEELRGLLQGADMVFVTCGLGGGTGTGATPYIASLAKEVGALTIAICTLPFRAEGTVRMENAEYGLEKLRNYADTVIVIPNDKLIELVPRLALNAAFKVADEVLMRSIKGITEVITKPGLVNLDFNDIRTIMKGGGVAMIGLGEGDSDNRAEEAVEEAINSPLIDVDISDASGALVNVTGGTSMTVSEAEKVAEIVQSRISRNARIIWGAAVEPSLEHLMRVMVILTGVKSRQILGREEVRKAEVGGIDLIK
- a CDS encoding protein translocase SEC61 complex subunit gamma; this encodes MDIVDKSWDLQRKIEEKAKRIGRGKYGRILRMARKPTTDEYIRVLQITGLGILLIGAVGFLIFLIMVELPKMFA
- a CDS encoding transcription elongation factor Spt5; amino-acid sequence: MVMAVKTSIGHEKSVADSIAARAKSPKTGVFSVLSPTTLRGYVLVETMNPDRLEEIVKGIRRARGIVKGDTSFGEIDHFLEPKPLVSGIVEGDIVELIAGPFKGEKARVQQIDEGKEEITVELFEAVVPIPVTVRGDSVRVIQKEEREE
- a CDS encoding 50S ribosomal protein L11, with the translated sequence MLAEVLKVLVDGGKASAGPPLGPALGPMGVNIMEVINAINEKTKQFEGMKVPVTLTVDASTKDFEVEVGTPPTSALILKELGVEKGSGDPTRTKVGNLTIEQVKKVAGMKKSSMLGKKEKERVLEIIGSCVSVGVTVEGKDPKNMQKEIKDGVFDGVLVGD
- a CDS encoding 50S ribosomal protein L1, which gives rise to MVEKGTVEAIRKAIETSKQRNFDESVEIAVNLKDVDLSVPKNRIEEEILLPKGRGRQVRIAIFATGELAVKAKGSADMIFGPEDIEDLADDKRRARKIAGKIDFFLAEAPLMPTIGKRLGMILATRGKMPKPVPPGADPKPMIENMKRTVRIRTKDRRTFHAPVGTKSMSPEDLADNLEEIIKRLVSRLDRGRDNIESAYVKTTMGPAVKIM
- a CDS encoding 50S ribosomal protein L10, which gives rise to MVEVSEWKIRKVEELTTAVTESPVVAIADVRGIPAPQLQHIRQKLRGRVRIMVSKKSLIRHSLTRLSDSREGIEQLVDSLNGQVAFVLTDLNPFKLFKEMESTKTKAPARGGEISPEDILVKEGDTPFKPGPIMSELQRAGLPASIERGKVVIKKDTVLVKEGEKIPKQVAQVLTRLEIYPIIVGLNLTGVYENGLIFSPEDLRIDDVEFMSRLSDAIVATMNLAMFIHYVTDRTVEPLIVQAEQRALNVAMASGILTKKTAELLLQKAHGQMLSLSSQIPDALDDELTEKLTPGKKREPEEKPDEKKEEKEVSEEEPASDPGAQSE
- the rpl12p gene encoding 50S ribosomal protein P1; amino-acid sequence: MEYVYSAMLLHSAGKEISEDNVEKVLKAAGVKPDPTRVKALTASLEGVDIEEAMSTAFSIPAAAAPVAAAPEEEEKKEKKEKKEEVSEEEAAAGLGALFG
- a CDS encoding DUF5611 family protein, producing MRHYPIKRGNEENLQPDNLRAIVTESFGDCSEEEGRFTASFGALKHISAWIDGKDLILDTEMDASVPDDVALETIKRFNDFLLRATGYTAKERKKRAEKESKK
- a CDS encoding archaeosine biosynthesis radical SAM protein RaSEA; protein product: MTLEDIIKRLRKPGKRDPERFISTWTEQEVLDGETIECHVIILRTKGCYWSRTSGCSMCGYIDDCAEDVPSEGILTQFGEAMKRHGGQRFLKIYTSGSFLDGDEIGIDAVQRMLTDALARADRVLIESRPEFVSRERLEELPEPNRIEIAMGLESASDEVLQNSINKKMDFEDFRNACELCRDLGIGVRAYVLVKPPFLTEKEAVMDAAAAARSASGLADVVSLNPVNVQRNTLVEYLWNRGEYRPPWLWTVLDVVERSRDTDSRVVVSTAGAGSRRGAHNCGGCDSAIIDFLREFSLDGSASPPDPRCGCREQWLDLLDAQGPMQCSADPRSFFDR